The following are from one region of the Silene latifolia isolate original U9 population chromosome 9, ASM4854445v1, whole genome shotgun sequence genome:
- the LOC141600325 gene encoding uncharacterized protein LOC141600325 has product MTTTTTTASSNDLFTSLISDIKSYSGNDPLLPWLRGVRKLRDSLPPQLLKDKLPRFLQKCAQTFDSDRRYRNDLRYLRIWLQLMDYVDDPKALLRTMEVNKIGMKRSLYYQAYALYYEKIKKFDNADQMYRLGVQNLAEPLDELQKSYELFIRRIERHKNKRVQRQEKRTGRRPLSDRSSTNPNCSSGSSPKVDEISGKSLLEEPSTRAPSTLRNVLTGEFRSSDQDKLCRDDSLVAKFVDSAIIGRSEVEDACHHGLVEPTINTKEALNAINNMFREPIEPENAISRSSRSKPKVNQNTDNVFEVFVDENSDVASRQQDNEKHKTLKNLQEPLQIFIDDESSNDSEASDSQTPMDDGSPSSSELDESFVFLRPSDHQSESPKKTRTIFRDDTVVRKFVGSAILDEPEVEDICHHGLVDPTVNLKEAMEDINGMFGKPIDFVRATRRKRQEKEGASGKNDHSGFLILPDDEFSVQEVQQSSQNSSIKNTGDLYETTVFTKEAMDDINNLFSMPLDF; this is encoded by the exons AtgacgacgacaacaacaacagcGTCAAGCAACGACCTATTCACATCCTTAATTTCCGACATCAAATCATACTCCGGCAACGATCCTCTTCTTCCATGGCTTCG CGGAGTTCGGAAGCTTCGAGATTCCTTGCCACCTCAGCTTCTCAAGGATAAGCTTCCTCGCTTCCTTCAAAAATGCGCCCAGACTTTCGACTCCGATAGACGCTACCGTAACGACTTGCGTTACCTCCGCATATGGCTTCAACTG ATGGATTATGTGGATGATCCGAAAGCGTTGTTGCGGACTATGGAAGTAAACAAGATTGGGATGAAACGGTCCTTGTATTACCAGGCCTATGCTCTTTATTATGAGAAGATTAAGAAGTTTGATAACGCTGATCAAATGTATCGTTTAGGGGTTCAAAA CCTTGCAGAACCTTTGGATGAATTGCAAAAATCATATGAACTATTTATTCGACGTATCGAGCGGCACAAGAATAAGAGGGTTCAG CGCCAGGAAAAGAGAACCGGTAGAAGACCTTTGTCTGATCGAAGTTCAACAAACCCAAACTGCAGTTCTGGAAGCTCTCCTAAGGTTGACGAAATCTCTGGAAAatccttacttgaggagccctcCACTAGAGCACCTAGCACCTTGAGGAACGTATTAACAGGAGAATTTAGATCAAGTGACCAAGATAAGTTATGCCGGGATGATTCTCTTGTGGCCAAGTTTGTGGATTCTGCAATTATTGGAAGGTCTGAAGTTGAAGATGCTTGTCATCATGGTCTAGTCGAACCTACTATAAACACGAAAGAGGCATTAAATGCCATAAATAACATGTTTCGAGAACCTATTGAGCCAGAAAACGCTATTTCTAGATCATCTAGAAGCAAACCCAAGGTAAATCAAAACACAGACAATGTATTTGAAGTATTTGTTGATGAAAATTCAGATGTAGCATCTCGACAACAAGATAATGAAAAGCACAAAACACTGAAGAATCTCCAAGAACCACTCCAGATCTTCATTGATGACGAGTCAAGCAATGATTCTGAAGCAAGTGATTCTCAAACGCCAATGGATGATGGATCCCCATCATCTTCTGAGCTTGATGAGTCCTTTGTGTTTCTAAGGCCCAGTGATCACCAATCAGAGTCACCCAAGAAGACCCGAACCATTTTCAGAGATGACACAGTTGTCCGTAAATTTGTTGGCTCAGCCATTTTGGATGAACCTGAGGTTGAAGATATCTGCCACCATGGGCTGGTGGACCCTACAGTTAACTTGAAAGAAGCCATGGAAGATATCAATGGTATGTTTGGTAAGCCAATAGATTTCGTGAGGGCTACTAGAAGGAAAAGGCAAGAAAAAGAAGGTGCCTCGGGGAAAAATGATCATAGTGGGTTTTTGATACTTCCAGACGACGAATTCAGTGTTCAGGAAGTCCAACAATCTTCACAAAACTCATCAATCAAAAATACAGGTGACTTGTATGAAACAACTGTCTTCACAAAAGAGGCTATGGATGATATAAACAACCTGTTCTctatgcctctcgacttttag